In a genomic window of Pangasianodon hypophthalmus isolate fPanHyp1 chromosome 19, fPanHyp1.pri, whole genome shotgun sequence:
- the prpf39 gene encoding pre-mRNA-processing factor 39 isoform X2 codes for MEQSDPQLSDEAMTGMVGADASDNGNATAMEGAGDSFVPDLPNMAPDAQWTMDQVPDTFAGLANQQNPEQGQVEQYEQYLVDGQSQSSMGQKSDLSEQHDNSTYVDGNQPETNGQAAEGHLKESELSSEKQAETGSSDSPANMELEDGSKEGSEVDASLSKPSLPTDFDRLYKVVEDDPEDFNGWVYLLQYVEQENHLLASRKAFDAFFLRYPYCYGYWKKYADIEKKHGCIQEADEVYRRGLQAIPLSVDLWLHYITFLKENQDTSDGEAENRIRAAYEHAVLAAGTDFRSDRLWEAYISWETEQDKLANVTAIYDRVLGIPTQLYSQHFQRFKDHVQNNNPKHFLSEEEFVQLRLELAAANKPSGEGEEETPSEELPPGTEDLPDPAKRVTEIENMRHKVIETRQEIFNHNEHEVSKRWAFEEGIKRPYFHVKALEKTQLTNWREYLDFELENGTPERVVVLFERCLIACALYEEFWIKYAKYLESYSTEGVRHIFKKACTVHLPKKPTIHVLWAAFEEQQGNIDEARGILKSLEEAVPGLAMVRLRRVSLERRHGNLDEAVALLEDAIKNAKNTSESTFFSVKLARQFFKVQRSVGKAKKVLLEAIEKDEVKWLFTRLESTPSSSVT; via the exons ATGGAACAATCTG ATCCACAGCTCTCGGACGAGGCCATGACGGGGATGGTTGGTGCAGATGCCTCCGACAATGGGAATGCTACTGCTATGGAAGGTGCAGGAGACAGCTTCGTTCCTGACCTTCCTAACATGGCTCCTGATGCTCAGTGGACAATGGACCAAGTACCTGACACTTTTGCTGGTCTTGCAAATCAGCAGAACCCAGAACAAGGCCAGGTGGAGCAGTACGAACAGTACTTGGTAGATGGGCAGTCACAGTCTTCAATGGGGCAAAAATCTGACCTTTCCGAACAACACGATAATTCAACATATGTTGATGGAAATCAGCCGGAAACAAACGGACAGGCTGCAGAGGGTCATCTCAAAGAGTCTGAGTTGAGCTCAGAAAAGCAGGCTGAAACAGGCAGTTCGGACAGCCCAGCGAATATGGAGCTTGAGGATGGGTCCAAAGAGGGAAGTGAAGTAGATGCCTCACTGTCAAAACCTTCGCTCCCCACTGATTTCGACAGGCTCTATAAGGTAGTTGAGGATGATCCTGAGGACTTTAATGGCTGGGTCTACCTTCTGCAATATGTTGAACAAGAG AATCACCTGTTGGCTTCGAGAAAGGCATTTGATGCCTTTTTTCTACGCTATCCCTATTGTTACGGCTATTGGAAGAAATATGCAGACATAGAAAAAAAGCATGGCTGCATACAGGAGGCGGATGAG GTGTATCGAAGAGGTCTGCAGGCCATCCCACTCAGCGTTGACCTTTGGCTTCATTATATAACTTTCTTAAAGGAGAATCAAGACACTAGTGATGGAGAAGCTGAGAATCGCATACGAGC tgcCTATGAGCATGCAGTTCTTGCTGCGGGTACAGACTTCCGGTCAGACCGTCTGTGGGAAGCTTATATTAGCTGGGAGACTGAGCAGGACAAGTTGGCCAATGTTACAGCAATTTATGACCGTGTCCTGGGTATTCCTACTCAGCTGTATTCCCAGCACTTCCAGAG GTTCAAGGATCATGTGCAAAACAATAATCCCAAGCACTTCCTGTCTGAAGAGGAGTTTGTTCAGCTAAGGTTGGAACTTGCAGCTGCCAATAAGCCCagtggagagggagaggaggaaacCCCCAGTGAGGAGCTACCACCAGGCACAGAAGACCTTCCTGACCCAGCAAAG AGAGTCACAGAGATCGAGAACATGCGACATAAGGTGATCGAGACGCGTCAAGAGATATTTAACCACAATGAACATGAAGTCAGCAAGCGCTGGGCCTTTGAAGAAGGG ATCAAGCGTCCATATTTCCATGTGAAAGCCTTGGAGAAGACTCAGCTTACCAACTGGAGGGAGTACCTGGACTTTGAGCTGGAGAACGGGACACCGGAGCGTGTAGTGGTTCTGTTTGAGCGCTGCCTGATCGCCTGTGCCCTGTACGAGGAGTTTTGGATAAAG TATGCCAAGTACCTGGAGAGCTACAGCACAGAGGGAGTGAGGCACATCTTCAAGAAAGCATGCACCGTCCACCTGCCAAAAAAGCCTACCATCCATGTTCTCTGGGCAGCTTTTGAGGAACAACAAG GGAACATTGATGAGGCTCGAGGCATCCTGAAAAGTCTAGAGGAGGCAGTTCCTGGTTTGGCCATGGTGAGACTACGTCGTGTGAGCCTTGAACGTCGCCACGGGAACTTGGATGAAGCAGTAGCTCTTCTGGAGGACGCCATCAAGAATGCAAAAAACACAAGTGAATCGACCTTCTTCTCCGTGAAGCTGGCTAGGCAATTCTTCAAAGTACAGAGGAGTGTTGGAAAGGCTAAAAAAGTATTGCTAGAGGCCATTGAAAAGGATGAGGTAAAATGGCTTTTCACAAGACTTGAATCTACACCTTCATCATCTGTCACATAA
- the faua gene encoding FAU ubiquitin like and ribosomal protein S30 fusion a, which translates to MQLFVRAQNLHTLEVTGHETVQDIKAHVQTLEGLSVEDQVLLLSGTPLEDAATLVSCGISEHCTLEVVGRLLGGKVHGSLARAGKVRGQTPKVDKQEKKKKKTGRAKRRIQYNRRFVNVVPTFGKKKGPNANS; encoded by the exons ATGCAGCTGTTTGTGCGTGCACAGAACCTGCACACCCTTGAGGTGACAGGGCATGAGACTGTACAGGATATCAAG GCCCATGTCCAGACTCTAGAGGGTCTGTCTGTGGAGGACCAGGTACTTCTCCTGTCTGGCACCCCTCTTGAAGATGCCGCTACCCTTGTGAGCTGTGGAATTTCAGAGCACTGCACTCTGGAGGTTGTTGGCAGGCTTCTGGGAG GTAAGGTCCACGGTTCTCTGGCTCGTGCTGGTAAAGTACGAGGACAGACACCCAAG gtggacaaacaggagaagaagaaaaagaagacaggCCGTGCTAAGCGCCGCATCCAGTACAACCGTCGCTTTGTGAATGTGGTGCCCACCTTCGGAAAGAAGAAGGGTCCTAATGCCAACTCTTAa
- the prpf39 gene encoding pre-mRNA-processing factor 39 isoform X1, which produces MEQSDPQLSDEAMTGMVGADASDNGNATAMEGAGDSFVPDLPNMAPDAQWTMDQVPDTFAGLANQQNPEQGQVEQYEQYLVDGQSQSSMGQKSDLSEQHDNSTYVDGNQPETNGQAAEGHLKESELSSEKQAETGSSDSPANMELEDGSKEGSEVDASLSKPSLPTDFDRLYKVVEDDPEDFNGWVYLLQYVEQENHLLASRKAFDAFFLRYPYCYGYWKKYADIEKKHGCIQEADEVYRRGLQAIPLSVDLWLHYITFLKENQDTSDGEAENRIRAAYEHAVLAAGTDFRSDRLWEAYISWETEQDKLANVTAIYDRVLGIPTQLYSQHFQRFKDHVQNNNPKHFLSEEEFVQLRLELAAANKPSGEGEEETPSEELPPGTEDLPDPAKRVTEIENMRHKVIETRQEIFNHNEHEVSKRWAFEEGIKRPYFHVKALEKTQLTNWREYLDFELENGTPERVVVLFERCLIACALYEEFWIKYAKYLESYSTEGVRHIFKKACTVHLPKKPTIHVLWAAFEEQQGNIDEARGILKSLEEAVPGLAMVRLRRVSLERRHGNLDEAVALLEDAIKNAKNTSESTFFSVKLARQFFKVQRSVGKAKKVLLEAIEKDETSPKLYLNLLELEYSGDVQQNEAEILACFDRALSSTMPLEARVTFSQRKVEFLEDFGSDINVLVAAYEQHQKLMKEQESTKRKAENGSQEPDSKRQRMDDGSVASGQMMPDMQANHGGYNYNNWYQQYNSWGSQNTWGQYGQYGQYNQYYPPPPT; this is translated from the exons ATGGAACAATCTG ATCCACAGCTCTCGGACGAGGCCATGACGGGGATGGTTGGTGCAGATGCCTCCGACAATGGGAATGCTACTGCTATGGAAGGTGCAGGAGACAGCTTCGTTCCTGACCTTCCTAACATGGCTCCTGATGCTCAGTGGACAATGGACCAAGTACCTGACACTTTTGCTGGTCTTGCAAATCAGCAGAACCCAGAACAAGGCCAGGTGGAGCAGTACGAACAGTACTTGGTAGATGGGCAGTCACAGTCTTCAATGGGGCAAAAATCTGACCTTTCCGAACAACACGATAATTCAACATATGTTGATGGAAATCAGCCGGAAACAAACGGACAGGCTGCAGAGGGTCATCTCAAAGAGTCTGAGTTGAGCTCAGAAAAGCAGGCTGAAACAGGCAGTTCGGACAGCCCAGCGAATATGGAGCTTGAGGATGGGTCCAAAGAGGGAAGTGAAGTAGATGCCTCACTGTCAAAACCTTCGCTCCCCACTGATTTCGACAGGCTCTATAAGGTAGTTGAGGATGATCCTGAGGACTTTAATGGCTGGGTCTACCTTCTGCAATATGTTGAACAAGAG AATCACCTGTTGGCTTCGAGAAAGGCATTTGATGCCTTTTTTCTACGCTATCCCTATTGTTACGGCTATTGGAAGAAATATGCAGACATAGAAAAAAAGCATGGCTGCATACAGGAGGCGGATGAG GTGTATCGAAGAGGTCTGCAGGCCATCCCACTCAGCGTTGACCTTTGGCTTCATTATATAACTTTCTTAAAGGAGAATCAAGACACTAGTGATGGAGAAGCTGAGAATCGCATACGAGC tgcCTATGAGCATGCAGTTCTTGCTGCGGGTACAGACTTCCGGTCAGACCGTCTGTGGGAAGCTTATATTAGCTGGGAGACTGAGCAGGACAAGTTGGCCAATGTTACAGCAATTTATGACCGTGTCCTGGGTATTCCTACTCAGCTGTATTCCCAGCACTTCCAGAG GTTCAAGGATCATGTGCAAAACAATAATCCCAAGCACTTCCTGTCTGAAGAGGAGTTTGTTCAGCTAAGGTTGGAACTTGCAGCTGCCAATAAGCCCagtggagagggagaggaggaaacCCCCAGTGAGGAGCTACCACCAGGCACAGAAGACCTTCCTGACCCAGCAAAG AGAGTCACAGAGATCGAGAACATGCGACATAAGGTGATCGAGACGCGTCAAGAGATATTTAACCACAATGAACATGAAGTCAGCAAGCGCTGGGCCTTTGAAGAAGGG ATCAAGCGTCCATATTTCCATGTGAAAGCCTTGGAGAAGACTCAGCTTACCAACTGGAGGGAGTACCTGGACTTTGAGCTGGAGAACGGGACACCGGAGCGTGTAGTGGTTCTGTTTGAGCGCTGCCTGATCGCCTGTGCCCTGTACGAGGAGTTTTGGATAAAG TATGCCAAGTACCTGGAGAGCTACAGCACAGAGGGAGTGAGGCACATCTTCAAGAAAGCATGCACCGTCCACCTGCCAAAAAAGCCTACCATCCATGTTCTCTGGGCAGCTTTTGAGGAACAACAAG GGAACATTGATGAGGCTCGAGGCATCCTGAAAAGTCTAGAGGAGGCAGTTCCTGGTTTGGCCATGGTGAGACTACGTCGTGTGAGCCTTGAACGTCGCCACGGGAACTTGGATGAAGCAGTAGCTCTTCTGGAGGACGCCATCAAGAATGCAAAAAACACAAGTGAATCGACCTTCTTCTCCGTGAAGCTGGCTAGGCAATTCTTCAAAGTACAGAGGAGTGTTGGAAAGGCTAAAAAAGTATTGCTAGAGGCCATTGAAAAGGATGAG ACCAGTCCCAAGCTCTACCTGAACCTGCTGGAACTGGAGTACAGTGGAGACGTGCAGCAGAACGAGGCAGAGATCTTGGCATGCTTCGACCGGGCGCTCAGCAGCACCATGCCGTTAGAGGCGCGTGTAACTTTCTCACAGCGAAAAGTAGAGTTTCTGGAGGACTTTGGAAGCGATATAAATGT gCTTGTAGCTGCTTATGAACAGCATCAAAAACTTATGAAAGAGCAGGAGTCCACGAAGAGGAAAGCAGAAAATGG GTCACAAGAGCCAGATTCAAAGAGACAGCGCATGGACGATGGCTCAGTGGCATCTGGCCAGATGATGCCAGACATGCAAGCCAATCACGGAGGATACAACTATAATAACTGGtatcag caataCAACTCCTGGGGAAGTCAGAACACCTGGGGCCAGTACGGCCAGTATGGCCAGTATAACCAGTACTACCCCCCACCCCCGACATGA
- the arf6a gene encoding ADP-ribosylation factor 6a, which translates to MGKMLSKIFGNKEMRILMLGLDAAGKTTILYKLKLGQSVTTIPTVGFNVETVTYKNVKFNVWDVGGQDKIRPLWRHYYTGTQGLIFVVDCADRDRIDEARQELHRIINDREMRDAIILIFANKQDLPDAMKPHEIQEKLGLTRIRDRNWYVQPSCATTGDGLYEGLTWLTSNYKS; encoded by the coding sequence ATGGGGAAAATGCTTTCAAAGATCTTTGGAAACAAGGAGATGAGAATATTGATGCTTGGACTTGACGCGGCCGGTAAGACAACCATCCTTTACAAACTCAAACTGGGACAGTCGGTCACCACCATTCCAACCGTGGGCTTCAACGTGGAAACCGTCACATATAAGAATGTGAAGTTTAACGTGTGGGACGTGGGAGGTCAGGACAAGATCCGACCGCTTTGGCGGCACTACTACACAGGCACACAGGGGCTCATCTTTGTGGTGGACTGCGCTGACAGAGATCGCATCGACGAGGCCAGACAGGAGCTGCACCGCATCATCAATGACCGCGAGATGAGGGACGCCATCATCTTAATATTTGCCAACAAGCAAGATCTGCCGGACGCAATGAAGCCACATGAGATCCAAGAGAAGCTTGGCTTGACCCGCATCCGAGACAGGAATTGGTATGTGCAGCCTTCGTGCGCTACCACAGGTGACGGACTATATGAGGGCCTGACCTGGCTCACTTCAAATTACAAATCTTAA